One Neomonachus schauinslandi chromosome 9, ASM220157v2, whole genome shotgun sequence DNA segment encodes these proteins:
- the LOC110585457 gene encoding olfactory receptor 5AU1, whose product MKEFYLQRTSTVRPIFRRLPLAKAEPNPVRAPGCSPSFRVVPSFHTPGHWRNMEGANLSQEIELELLGLTSDPQLQKLLFTMFLGTYTITVLGNLIMFLLIHMSATLHTPMCSLLKSLSFLDFCYSSTVIPQTLVNFLAKKKVISYFGCMAQMFFYAGFTTSECYLIAAMAYDRSATICNPLLFPLTVSPEICVSLIVGSYGAGFLNSLIHTSCIFSLKFCSAHVVTHFCDGPPILSLSCVDTSMCEILLFIFAGFNLLSCTLTILVSYLLILISFLRISSAQGRFKAFSTCASHLTAVSLLYGTLSMYLHPRSSYSLTQDRTVAVICTVVIPMLNPLMYSLRSKDVKEALRKVWGRKIME is encoded by the coding sequence ATGAAAGAGTTCTACCTACAGAGGACCTCCACAGTGAGACCAATCTTCAGACGGCTGCCCTTGGCTAAAGCAGAACCAAATCCAGTGAGAGCCCCTGGGTGTTCCCCCTCATTTCGGGTGGTACCCTCGTTCCACACACCAGGGCACTGGAGAAATATGGAAGGGGCAAACCTGAGCCAAGAGATTGAGTTAGAGCTCTTGGGCCTCACCAGTGACCCCCAGCTCCAGAAGCTGCTCTTCACCATGTTCCTGGGCACATACACCATCACTGTGCTGGGGAACCTAATCATGTTCCTTCTGATCCACATGAGTGCCACTCTGCACACACCCATGTGCTCCCTCCTGAAGAGCCTCTCCTTCTTGGACTTCTGCTACTCCTCCACAGTTATCCCGCAGACCCTGGTGAACTTCTTGGCCAAGAAGAAAGTGATCTCCTATTTTGGCTGCATGGCCCAGATGTTCTTCTATGCAGGTTTCACCACCAGTGAATGCTATCTCATTGccgccatggcctatgaccgctctGCCACCATTTGTAACCCCCTGCTCTTCCCACTCACTGTGTCTCCTGAGATCTGTGTCTCTTTGATTGTGGGCTCCTATGGTGCAGGATTTCTCAATTCTCTTATCCACACAAGCTGTATCTTTAGTCTGAAATTCTGTAGTGCTCATGTGGTCACTCACTTCTGTGATGGACCACCTATCTTGTCTCTGTCTTGTGTGGACACCTCGATGTGTGAGATCCTGCTCTTCATTTTTGCTGGTTTCAACCTTTTGAGCTGCACCCTTACCATCTTGGTCTCTTACCTCTTAATCCTCATCTCCTTCCTGAGAATAAGCTCAGCCCAGGGCAGGTTCAAGGCCTTTTCCACCTGTGCTTCCCACCTCACTGCTGTGTCCCTCCTCTATGGCACACTTTCTATGTACCTGCACCCCAGGTCCAGCTACTCGTTGACCCAAGACCGCACAGTTGCTGTGATCTGCACAGTGGTAATCCCAATGCTGAACCCCCTTATGTACTCCTTGAGAAGCAAGGATGTGAAGGAAGCTTTAAGAAAGGTTTGGGGCAGGAAAATAATGGAATGA